From the Moorena sp. SIOASIH genome, the window AAGATGGTGCTCAGCCTGAGCTAACCCTAGAGAGTAATGTCTACTTAGCTCGCGATGTGTATTTAGGTGTTTACCAACCCCTAAAGATTGGCCAAAACACAATCATTGGTGCTTATTCTTACATCATTTCGGCAAACCATTGCTTCAAGGAGCGTCACATTCCCATTCGCTTGCAGGGGTATACCGGAGCTCCGATTCATATTGGTCAGGATGTGTGGATTGGTTGCCATGTGGTGATTTTACCCGGTGTCACCATTGGGGATGGAGCGGTAATTGCAGCAGGAGCTGTTGTTAATAAAGATGTTCCCGCCTATGAAGTGTGGGGAGGTGTACCTGCCCGAAAAATTAGTGAGCGTGGTGAGACGAAACCATGAAAATAGCTATTCTCTCTACAATTGAAAATTATGAGTGGGCAGGTACTGAAGAGGTGTGGGCTCAGTTTGCTAAGGTTGCTCTACAGGAAGGGCATCAAGTGATGGTTGCTGCCCACTGGCGAGTGGCACGTTCGACCCAAGCTCAATCACTCAAGGAATTAGGGCTACAAATCATAGAACGCAGACCCTTTCGCCCTACTCGTCTTTATTTGGCAAAGGAACGGTATTGGAGTGATATGGGCAAACTTCAACGGTTTCAGCCAGATGTTTTGCTGATTAACTCAGGTTCACTATTTGATGTTTTGCATTTGCCAGCCCTACGACAGTTTTGCGATCGCATTAGTGTTCCTAAAGTTTTCTTCTGTCATTTTGTGGCAGAGGGTTTAATGCCTTGCGAGCGAGAGCGCGTCCGCAGTTTTGCCCAAACCATTCAAAATTGGGTATTTGTATCTAAGCACAACCATCAGTTAGCCCAGCGCCAACTAGCCCAACAATTCCATCACGCTGAGGTTATTGTTAACGCAGCAAGATTAAATTTGACCAAGCCTTTACCGTGGTCTTCCCAAGAAGTCCCTCAGCTAGGTTGTGTCGCGCGTTTGGAAACTCGCTGGAAGGGGCAAGATGTGTTGTTGGAAGTGCTAAGTCAGTCCCAGTGGCGCGATCGCCCTTGGCATCTTAATCTTTATGGTGTTGGAGCTGATCAAGACTATATTCAGCAATTGATTCA encodes:
- a CDS encoding acyltransferase — protein: MLQTLALLPYKATFKPPLVYFREPFFKWQNQIRTRQWLRRAQSKQCHIHPSIEIRGQADFAPFISIDRHCVFEKDCLIWIADEDGAQPELTLESNVYLARDVYLGVYQPLKIGQNTIIGAYSYIISANHCFKERHIPIRLQGYTGAPIHIGQDVWIGCHVVILPGVTIGDGAVIAAGAVVNKDVPAYEVWGGVPARKISERGETKP
- a CDS encoding glycosyltransferase family 4 protein, whose translation is MKIAILSTIENYEWAGTEEVWAQFAKVALQEGHQVMVAAHWRVARSTQAQSLKELGLQIIERRPFRPTRLYLAKERYWSDMGKLQRFQPDVLLINSGSLFDVLHLPALRQFCDRISVPKVFFCHFVAEGLMPCERERVRSFAQTIQNWVFVSKHNHQLAQRQLAQQFHHAEVIVNAARLNLTKPLPWSSQEVPQLGCVARLETRWKGQDVLLEVLSQSQWRDRPWHLNLYGVGADQDYIQQLIQYSQLSDRVTCHGYIRDIQSVWQQNHLMVMASRGEGTPLAVLEAMMCGRPTVTTDVGGNREILSDGETGFIAETATPYSFGKTLEKAWEERDCWSAMGSAAHEVAKQYAQSNPAQQLLDYLVTIPTNS